The region CGATCAGCCCGGGCTTCAGGGCGGCCATCGAGCCCACGGTTACGATGGTGCCCCCGCCGTGCTCGATCATGCTCGGCAGCACGGCCTGGGTCAGGGCGAAGACGCCCGTCAGGTTGACGTTGATCACGGCCTCCCACTCGTCCAGGGGCACCCAGCGCGCATTGCGCGCCTTGCTCGAGTGGCCGGCATTATTGATCAAGATGTCCACGCGCCCCTGCTCCTTGATCACCCACTCCGCGAGCGCCCGCCCCTGGACGGGCTTGGCGACGTCGGCCTCGCGGGCCACGGCCTGGCCGCCCGCCTTCTTGATCTCGGCGACGACGGCGTCGAGGGGCGCCCGGCGGCGGCCGGTCACCACCACGTGCGCGCCTTCCGCGGCGAGCATGAGCGCGGTCGACCGGCCTATGCCCGTTCCGGCCCCCGTGACGATCGCGATCTGCCCATCGAGCTGTCCCATGCAGTTCTCCTGATCTATCGCCAGGCCCAGACGGGCTGTTCGAAATGGTCCACGCGCGTCGACTTGCCCCGCGCCACGACTTCGAGCATCTGGTAGATCACGGCCGCGGTCGGCGCGTGGATGAGGGCGCCGAGAATCGGAAGCTGGATCACCGGACGATCGCTTTCGGGAATGGAGACGAGCCGGGGCAGATCAGGCCTCTCCAGGTCGGCGAAGGGCACCCGGTAGAGGCGCGCCACTTCCGAAGGGTTGGGCGTCAACGGACCGAGATGATCGCTCCAGAAGACCACGGGCGTGATGACAAACCCCGAGCGCGTGGGGTAGTCGTCGAGCAGACCCAGCGAGGAGCCCCCGGGCAGACGCAGCCCTACCTCCTCGTCGAGCTCGCGTAGGGCCGCATGTTCCGGGGTCTCCCCCACGTCGACTCGCCCGCCGGGCAACGCCCACTGCCCGGTGTGGGCCCGCAGGGTGGGCGCGCGCTTGGTCAAGAGGAAGCATGCGCGCCCTTCCTCGTCCGCCACGAGGACGACGGCCACCGCCGCCGCCTTGCGGCCGTCGATCGCGACGCCCCGGCGCTCGAAGGCCTGCAGGTTCGCGCGCGCCCGCGCGAGGAAGCCCTCGTCGAAGCGCACGGGGGGCTAGTACGCCGGAAGCTTGCCGGCCTTCGCCCCCGTCTTACGAACCACACCGACCTCTTCGCCGGCCTTGGCGGCCATGAAGCGGCTGTCGCTCGCCAGGGTCACGAACTGATAGCCCTGCTCGATCATCTTCACGGCGTAGGCGGCGGTCGCATTGTGAATGCCCGCGATCACCCCGTGCTTCTTGCACGCTTTGACGATGAGCTGCTGCGCCTCCACCACCGGGGCGTCCGTCTGGTCGAGCCGCGGCTTGAGGCCGAGGGCCAGCGAGAGATCCGAGGGCCCGACGTAGATGGCGTCCACGCCCGGCACGCTCAGGATATCGTCGATGTTCTTGACCGCCTCTGCCGTCTCGATCATGGGCATCACGATGACGTCGTCGTTGGCGTGGTCGCCATAGTCGCCGCCCATGTAGAGGCTCGCGCGCACGGGCCCCCAGCTCCGGTAGCCGCGCGGCGGATACTTGCAGGCCTGCACGAGGGCCTCGGCCTGCTCGCGCGTATTGATCATGGGGCAGATGACGCCGTAGGCGCCCGCGTCGAGAATCTTCATGATGCGCGCCGGATCATTCCAGGGTATGCGAGCGAGCGGGATCACCTCCGTGGTCGAGATGCCCTGGAGCATCGAGACGCCCACCTGGTAGTCGACGACACCGTGCTGCATATCCACCGTCAGCGAGTCGAAGCCCTGATGAGCCATGACTTCCGCCGAGAAGCCCGAGGGAATGGACAGCCAGCCATTGACGACCGCTTCGCCGCGAGCCCAGATCTCCCGCACCGTGTTCTTCCGCACGTGGTTCTCCTTTCGGACGTCGAGCTCCTGCGTTGTGAGGTACCGCGCTATCTAACTCCCCGCCTCGGGCGGCTGTCAAGGACGGCGGGGCGGATAAGCGTCCGTCCAGTGGCGCGCGATGTCCCCACGCCGGGCGAACCAGACCTCTCCGCGGCGCTGGGCATGATCGAGGAAACGCGCGAGCCCGGCCGCGCGGCCCGGCCGGCCCGCGATGCGGCAGTGCAGCCCCACCGACATCATGCGCGGGCGCGTCTCCCCTTCCTCCCAGAGCTGGTCGAAGGCATCCCGCAGATACGCGAAGAAGTCGTCGGCCACCTGCAGCGAGCCCCGCCAGAAGCGGATGTCGTTGGTATCGAGCGCATAGGGGACGACGAGCCAGGGACCGGTGCCGGTCTGCGTCCAGTACGGCAAGTCGTCGGCGTACGAGTCGCTGTCGTAGAGAAAGGAGCCCTGCGCGGCCACGAGCTCGCGGGTATGGACGGACGGGCCGTAGCGGCAATACCAGCCCAGCGGCGTCTGTCCCGTGGAGTCCCGGATCGAGGAGATGGCGCGGCTTATGGCCGCGCGCTCGCTCTTGCGGTCCAGCAGGTAGTGCTCCTCCCAGCGATTGCCATGGGCGCAGATGTCCCAGCCGCGGGCGGTGATCGCCTTGGCCGCCTCGCGATTTCGCTCGAGGGCCACCGCGCAAGCGAAGACCGTGCCCTGGACCTCGTGCTGGTCGAGCACCCGCAAGAGGCGCCAGAAGCCCGCGCGGCTGCCGTACTCGTAGAAGCTCTCGTTGGCGAGATCGCGCTGCTCCGGCGGCACCGGCGAGGGCGCCTCCCCCATGGTCTCGCGCTGGAGCTGACCGTCCTCGACTCGATTCTCGGAGCCCTCCTCGTAGTTGATGACGATGTTCACGGCCACGCGGGCGCGGGCGGGCCAGCGCGCCTCCGGCGGCGTCTCACCATAGCCCACGAAGTTGCGCATCATGGCAGGAGGATAGTCGCAGAGAAGGGGCAACGGCAAGCACGCTGGGCTCGTTGCTCCGCTTTCTTTGCCCGGCCGACGCCCTCACGCTACTATGTCGAGCACCATGACCCTCGAACAGACGCTCGACGACACCCTCAGGCAGGCCATGAAGAACAAGGACGGCCCCACCACGGATGTGGTGCGCATGCTCAAGACCAAGCTTCAGGAGCGCCGCACCGCCAAGGGCTTCGCGGGCGCGGTGAACGACGCCCTCGTGCTCGACGTCATCGGCGCCTACCGCAAGCAGCTCCAGAAGGCCATCGCGGAATACGAGAAGATCGGAGAACGCG is a window of Candidatus Methylomirabilota bacterium DNA encoding:
- a CDS encoding aldolase/citrate lyase family protein translates to MRKNTVREIWARGEAVVNGWLSIPSGFSAEVMAHQGFDSLTVDMQHGVVDYQVGVSMLQGISTTEVIPLARIPWNDPARIMKILDAGAYGVICPMINTREQAEALVQACKYPPRGYRSWGPVRASLYMGGDYGDHANDDVIVMPMIETAEAVKNIDDILSVPGVDAIYVGPSDLSLALGLKPRLDQTDAPVVEAQQLIVKACKKHGVIAGIHNATAAYAVKMIEQGYQFVTLASDSRFMAAKAGEEVGVVRKTGAKAGKLPAY
- a CDS encoding SDR family oxidoreductase, with translation MGQLDGQIAIVTGAGTGIGRSTALMLAAEGAHVVVTGRRRAPLDAVVAEIKKAGGQAVAREADVAKPVQGRALAEWVIKEQGRVDILINNAGHSSKARNARWVPLDEWEAVINVNLTGVFALTQAVLPSMIEHGGGTIVTVGSMAALKPGLIGGAPYGAAKAGVLNFMGHLHTVLRDKGIRATTVMPAEVDTPILDKRPLPPDAKARATMMLPEDVAQAILLCVTLPARTVVEEMILSPTRTRDQSRDIEVSRNLGAPPGAP
- a CDS encoding CoA pyrophosphatase, which codes for MQAFERRGVAIDGRKAAAVAVVLVADEEGRACFLLTKRAPTLRAHTGQWALPGGRVDVGETPEHAALRELDEEVGLRLPGGSSLGLLDDYPTRSGFVITPVVFWSDHLGPLTPNPSEVARLYRVPFADLERPDLPRLVSIPESDRPVIQLPILGALIHAPTAAVIYQMLEVVARGKSTRVDHFEQPVWAWR
- a CDS encoding polysaccharide deacetylase family protein, translated to MMRNFVGYGETPPEARWPARARVAVNIVINYEEGSENRVEDGQLQRETMGEAPSPVPPEQRDLANESFYEYGSRAGFWRLLRVLDQHEVQGTVFACAVALERNREAAKAITARGWDICAHGNRWEEHYLLDRKSERAAISRAISSIRDSTGQTPLGWYCRYGPSVHTRELVAAQGSFLYDSDSYADDLPYWTQTGTGPWLVVPYALDTNDIRFWRGSLQVADDFFAYLRDAFDQLWEEGETRPRMMSVGLHCRIAGRPGRAAGLARFLDHAQRRGEVWFARRGDIARHWTDAYPPRRP